The Lepeophtheirus salmonis chromosome 1, UVic_Lsal_1.4, whole genome shotgun sequence genome has a segment encoding these proteins:
- the Galphas gene encoding guanine nucleotide-binding protein G(s) subunit alpha, with protein sequence MSYPSVLPIFNLELLAMGCCGLTPDKDDVEEEKKQRKTNKEIERQIQKDKQVYRATHRLLLLGAGESGKSTLVKQMRILHEETPFTEEEKKQKKEEIKNNVKESIKTILTAMPTLDPSCVCANEDIEAKRKWLLEHINSTDFQYTPLFYETTEILWKDSDVQNCFERSNEYQLIDCAKYFLDKVSVIKKDDFEPSEQDILRARVLTSGIFETKFRVDKVKFHMFDVGGQRDERRKWIQCFNDVTAIIFVAASSSYNMVLREDNTQNRLREALDLFRSIWNNRWLRTISVILFLNKQDLLEEKIRSGKSKLDEYFPEFFHYMIPPEAQPEIDQGSDREFTRAKYFIRDNFLQISQQSSQGDSKQHSAHHCYPHFTCAVDTENIRRVFNDCRDIIQRVHLRMYEIL encoded by the coding sequence ATGAGTTATCCGTCTGTATTGCCAATTTTTAATCTGGAGTTACTGGCCATGGGTTGTTGTGGACTGACTCCTGACAAGGATGACGTCGAGGAGGAAAAGAAGCAACGAAAAACCAACAAAGAGATAGAGCGTCAGATTCAGAAAGACAAGCAGGTCTATCGAGCTACGCATCGACTTCTTTTGCTAGGAGCTGGAGAGTCTGGAAAGTCGACCCTTGTCAAGCAAATGAGAATATTGCATGAAGAGACACCCTTCACGGAAgaggaaaagaaacaaaagaaggaagaaattaagaataatgtgAAAGAatctataaaaactatattaaccGCAATGCCTACCTTAGATCCTTCTTGTGTTTGTGCTAATGAAGATATTGAAGCTAAACGAAAATGGCTTCTTGAGCATATTAATTCCACAGATTTTCAATACACGccattattttatgaaactaCAGAAATATTGTGGAAGGATTCTgatgttcaaaattgtttcGAGCGTTCAAATGAGTATCAATTAATAGACTgtgcaaaatactttttagataAAGTAAGTGTCATAAAGAAAGATGATTTTGAACCTagtgaacaagatatacttcgAGCAAGGGTCCTAACGTCAGGGATTTTTGAAACAAAGTTTCGCGTagataaagttaaatttcatatgTTCGATGTTGGTGGTCAACGAGATGAACGTCGGAAATGGATCCAGTGTTTTAACGATGTAACCGCCATTATTTTTGTAGCCGCTTCTAGTTCATACAACATGGTTCTGAGAGAAGACAATACACAAAATCGACTAAGGGAAGCTCTTGATTTGTTTCGCTCTATCTGGAATAATCGATGGCTAAGAACCATATCTGTGATCCTCTTTCTTAACAAACAAGATTTGTTAGAGGAGAAGATTCGATCTGGAAAATCGAAACTGGACGAATATTTTCCAGAATTTTTCCATTACATGATTCCACCCGAAGCTCAGCCGGAAATTGATCAGGGGTCAGATCGAGAATTCACTAGGgccaaatatttcattagagacaattttcttcaaatctcTCAACAATCCAGCCAAGGAGATTCTAAACAGCATAGTGCCCATCACTGTTACCCACATTTTACATGCGCCGTAGATACCGAGAACATACGAAGAGTGTTCAATGACTGTAGAGATATCATCCAAAGAGTTCATTTACGAATGTATGAAATTCTTTAA